DNA sequence from the Zavarzinia compransoris genome:
TAGGCGGCGGCGGGCGAGGCGAGAAAGACCACCGCCCCCGCGATCTCCGCCGGCCGGCCCCAGCGCCCGAGCGAGGTGCGCCGCGCCAGCCAATCCGCCACGCCCGCGTCCTCGACCATGGCGCGGTTGGCCTCGGTGGCGAAATAGCCGGGGGCGACCGCATTCACCGTGATCCCGCGCGGCCCGAGTTCGGCGGCCAGTGCCCGGGTCAGCGCGTCCAGCCCGCCCTTGGCGGCGGTATAGGCGGCATCGCCGCCCCGGGCGATCGGCCCCGCGATCGAGGTGATGTTGACGATCCGCCCGCCCGCCGGCATGGCCGCCGCCACCTGCCGGGCAAGATCGAAGGGGGCGACGAGATCGATTTCGAGCAGCGCCCGGACCGCGCCCCGGTCGAGATCGGCCAGGGGCCGGCGGTCCCGCGCCCCGGCATTGTTGACCAGGATGGTGACCGGGCCGAAACGTTGCCCCGCCCAGTCGAGGGCGGCGGCCACCGACGCCTCGTCGCCGAGGTCGAAGGGCAGGGGCACGGCCTGCCCGCCCCGGGCGATGGCTTCCCCGGCGACGGCTTCCAGCGGTTCGAGGGCGCGGCCATGGACCAGCACCAGGGCGCCCGCCGCCGCCAGCGCCAGGGCGATCTCCCGCCCGAGGCCGCGCCCGGCCCCGGTCACCAGGGCCACGCCGCCGGTCAGATCGAAACTCATCCCATCACCTGCGCCTTCAAGCCGGAAATACGGGACGATACGACAGGCAGGCGGGTCACGACGAGGCCCGGAAGCGCAGCAGGCGCAGCGCGTTCAGGGTGACGAGGACGGTCGCCCCGGTATCCGCCAGCACCGCGATCCACATGCCGGTCAGGCCGAGCACGGTGGTGACCAGGAAGATCGCCTTGGAGCCCAGCGCCAGGGCGACATTCACCCTTATGTTGGCCAGCGTCGCCCGCGACAGGGCGATCAGGTCGGCAACGCCGCCGACCCGGTTGTGCAGCAGGGCGGCGTCGGCGGTTTCCAGCGCGACGTCGGTGCCGCCACCCATGGCGATGCCGACG
Encoded proteins:
- a CDS encoding SDR family oxidoreductase — its product is MSFDLTGGVALVTGAGRGLGREIALALAAAGALVLVHGRALEPLEAVAGEAIARGGQAVPLPFDLGDEASVAAALDWAGQRFGPVTILVNNAGARDRRPLADLDRGAVRALLEIDLVAPFDLARQVAAAMPAGGRIVNITSIAGPIARGGDAAYTAAKGGLDALTRALAAELGPRGITVNAVAPGYFATEANRAMVEDAGVADWLARRTSLGRWGRPAEIAGAVVFLASPAAAYVTGQTLAVDGGYLGHF